Genomic DNA from Flavobacterium sp. N502540:
TTACTGCCCTTAAATCGATGGTTACTGCGGTGACAAACCTTGGGAATTCTTCGGTAAGAAGTAAAGGAAGTGCTGATTTCTTTGAAATTAACTATGTCATTAAGATCCCGAAAAACGGTTCGGTGAAACTTAATAATAAGTACGGAGATATCACTACGCTGAGTTTAGAATCTACCACAGACATTACTTGTAAATACGGGAAAATAACGTTAGGAAAACTAAATGGTTCCAGCAATCGAATCGAAATAGGCTATTGCGATAACTCGACCATTGAATCTATCAAAAACGGAAATATTGAAGCACGCTATTCTGACCTGAAAATTTCGCAAGCCGGAAACTTAAATATAGATTCCAATTATACTGATTTATACTTGCTCAATGAAGGTCAAAATATCAAATACAATAGTAATTACTCTACTTTTAAACTTCAAAAAATCAGTTCGCTGACGGGTTCCGGAAATTACTTAAGTGTTTCTGTTGGAGAGCTCTCCGGTAATTTGAATATTGATACGGCCTATTCAAAGATAAATGTAGACACTCTAAATGAGAAAAAAAAGAATGTGACTGTTGCGAGCAGCTACACGAATGTATCACTGGGTTACAGCGCTGATCTTGCTTTTGATTTTGACATTAACACCAGATACGGGAATATCAAATACGACAGTTCGTTAGAAACATCGGTGGCGGAAAGCAAAGGCAGTGCTAAAAAAATAAGCGGTTACAATAAGAAAAAAGGACAAAGCAAAATAACGGTAACTACCAGCTATGGTAATGCTGCATTAATCAAAAAATAACAATCTAAAAACAATCAAAACAATGAAAACATCCGTTAAATTATTCGTTTGCAGTGCATTTTTATTTAGTTTTATTGCAAATGCTCAATGGTCTAATAAAAAGATAAAAGGAAATGGCAACGTCGTTTCTGAAACCAGAACTACTTCTGATTATGATGGTATAAAAATTTCCGGTTTTTTTGATGTGGATTTAGTAGCAGGGAAAGAAGGAAAAATTACAGTAAAAGGAGAACAAAATTTACTGACTGCCATTAAAGTGGAAGTAGAAAACAATGTTTTAAAAATTTATACAGAAAAAGGAGTCAATCTCTCCCCAAGTCTTGGCAAAAAGATTGAAGTAACGGTTCCTTTTGAATCCATATCCGGATTGACTTTATCCGGTTCCGGGGACGTTCAATCAAAAAACACGATCAAAAGCGACAAATTTCTGGCAAAACTATCCGGTTCAGGAAACTTTAATCTGGCTTTAGACTCCAACGATCTTGAATTAACTTTAAGCGGATCAGGAGATGTAAATTTAAAAGGAAATGCTGCTAATTTTTCTACCATATTATCAGGTTCCGGAGATATCGATGCTACAAATCTTAAAACAAAAAACACCGAAGTAACCATTTCAGGATCAGGAGATGTTCGCGTAAACTGTACTGAAAGTATAAGCGCAAAAGTTTCAGGATCCGGTGATGTCAGATACAGCGGAAATCCAGAGAAACGAAGTGTAAAAGTTTCAGGATCAGGAAGTATTTCAAAAGCTTAATTCTATAAAAAGCTCAATAATAAAAGAATATTACCATCATCAAATCAAAGAACAACAGCTTACTTTTCTTTTATTATTGAGCTTATACTTTAAAAGCGGTACCGCGATCAAAAATCACTACCAATGAAACGAACTTTTTTAGTTTTACTTCTGATTACCTCCTGCACTTTATCATTTTCTCAGGAAACAACTATTTCTGAAAAAATAAAATCTCTGGACAGCTTAAAAAATGGCACTGCAGAAATAATGTCAAAATACAACCTTAAAGGATTGAGTGTTGCTGTTTTTGAAAATTACAAAGTAATCTGGACGAATCAATGGGGTGTAAAAGCGGCAGATACAGGAGAAAAAATTGATTTGAACACTGCTTTTTCTACTGCCTCCATCTCAAAGCCTCTTGTCGCTATTGTTTGTGCAATTTTAGAGGAAAAAGGACTAATCAACCTTAATGCCCCTATCTCTCAATATCTAAAATCATGGCAATTACCTAAAAGCGACTTTACCACAAAAACACCCGTTACCTGGAAACACCTTTTATCCCATACAGCCGGAACAAGTCAGGGCGGTTTCGAAGATTATTATCAGGGAGATTCCATTCCCACAATTGTAGAAAGTCTGCAGGGCAAATTATTACCCCGATCTAAAAAGCCAATCGAATTTCTTTTCAAACCTGGGACTGACTGGCAATATAGCGGTGGCGGTTATGTAATTATTCAATGTGCTCTGGAAGATCATTTCAAAAAACCATTGGCACAAATTGTCAAAGAGCAACTTCTTGATCCTTTGCATTTGCAGAATTCAACTATGATTCAGCCCAATGAAAATGGTTTTCTGACTAATATTGCTAAAGTACACAACAGTAATGGTAAAATAATCCGAACGGGAATTCCTATCACGCCACAAGTTGCACCTTCGGGATTGTGGTCTACTCCTACTGATCTGGCCTTAATTGCGATTGAATTACAAAAAGCACTTGCGGGTAAAGGAAAGGTGATTTCTAAAGCCGTGACTGAAAAGGTTACAAACATAGTTACAATGAAAGGTCCACGAGGATGGAGTTACGGATGGCAGCGAAGTCTTGGATACGGAAATCTGGACTGGTTCTCGCATGATGGCTCTAATACCGGAACCGGTGGTGATTTGCTTGCTACCATGAAAAATGGTAACGGAATTGCCGTTTTAGCCAACGGTGACAAACCTAACAGACTTCCCGTAATGACGTACATCGAAAAAGAAGTCATCACAAAACTAAACTGGTCTAAACCAATTAAGGGAGGTGCTGTTAAAATTCCATCAGAATTAAAAAATGCTATAAAAGGATATTATACTGAGATTCTGTACGGATATGACCGAATGGGAACAACTAAAATAGCTGAAGAGCATAACAGTCTTTATCTTTACTCCCCCTTTTTAAAAGAGAATTTTGATACCGAAAAAACTAAGATGTATTACTTAGGAAACAATACTTTCAAAATCGATAATTATCCGAACGAAATTCATTTTAACTTACTCAACCATAAATTACAAGCCATAACGATCACCCGTGCAGCAAGTACCACGCGATTTTTACATCTGAGTCCGGAACAAATCAGAACGCCACAGACTCAGTTAATCGAAATATTCAGTGAGAATACCTTTGAAACTGCTCTCAATCAATTTAAAAAATTAAAATTAAAATATCCTGACTATAATTTTGAAGACGATCTAAACAATTTTGGTTATAATTTGTTTAATAAGAAACTAACTGATCTTTCGGTTCAGATTTTTGCTCTTAATTGTTCAGAATATCCGACTTCTTCGAATGCTTTTGACAGTTTAGGTGAAATTTATGAAGCTATTGGACAATTAGGTCCTGCCAAAGAGAATTATTTAAAATCGTTGGAGTTAAATCCTAAAAATGAAAATGCTGCGCAAATGCTTGTAAAAATCAATGCGCAGCTTAAATCTAAATAATATTGAAGTAAAAGTGCTTTTTAAAGCTACAGTCTGAACACGAATTCCACGAATTTGCACAAATTTTAATGGTTAACTATGTTTGTAAAATTAACTCCACAAACAAATTAGTGACAATTCGTGCAATTCGTGTTATTTTTTTATACTTGTGTTTACACACTAGCTTTTTAAAGTGCCTTTTTTGGTACTCGTCTTAAAAGGAAAATGGCAGTAACGAAGAAGATGGCCAAAATCACAATTGCGGCACGCGGACTTCCGGTGATTTGATCGATGATTCCATAAACACACATTCCGATTACAATTCCGATTTTCTCCGCTACATCATAAAAACTAAAGAAAGAAGCAGTGTCTTCTGTTTCCGGTAATAATTTTGAATAAGTCGAACGGGACAATGCCTGAATTCCACCCATCACAAATCCAGCTATAGTTGCCATCACATAAAAATGCATCGGTAATACTATAAAGTACGCCAAAGCACAAAACACAGCCCAAATACTATTGATAACAATCAAGGTTGGAATGTTTCCAAACTTAGCCGATGCTCTTGAGGTTAAAACTGCTCCAACAACTGCTACTAACTGGATAATCAAAATACATTTTATTAATCCAATGGTACTATCTTCTTTGGTTGCCCACTCAATTTCCTGCGCTCCAAAATAAGTCGCTACAAGCATTACCGTTTGCACCGCCATACTTGAAACAAAAAAACCGCTTAAATATCTTCTTAGGGCAATGTTATCTTTCAGCAAAGCCCAAACCTTTTTTAACTCTTTAAAGCCATTAAAAACAACCGAGCTGGTTAATTTCTGACCATTCGCTTTACTTCCTTTTGGCAGATAATAGTAGGTATACTGGCTGAATAGAATCCACCAGACTCCAACCATTATAAAAGAGTAACGCATGGCTTTCATCGCAGCTTCTCCATCGGTTCCGGTAATACCAAAAAGTTTTGGTTTCATAATCATTGCTAAATTGATAATCAGCAACAATACACTACCAATATACCCCATAGAATACCCTTTGGCGCTAATTTTGTCCTGCTGTTCTTCAAAAGCAATATCCGGCAGGTAAGAATTATAAAAAACCAAACTTCCCCAATATCCCAGCAATCCTAAGAAATAAAAGGCTAATCCTGTATAAATATTATCGAGATCAAACCAATACAGTCCCATGCAGGACAAGGCTCCCATATAACAAAAGAATTTCATGAAAGCTTTTTTATTCCCCACATAGTCGGCAATTCCGGATAATAAAGGAGAGATAAAAGACACTACCAAAAAGGCTGCTGCGGTAATAAAACTAATTAAGGCTGAATTTTTAAGGTGCATTCCAAATACATCAATATAATGGTCGCGATCTGTAAATAAGGCTTCATAAAATATGGGAAATACTGCCGAAGCAATCGTTAATGTATAAACCGAATTGGCCCAGTCGTAAAATGCCCAGGCATTCAATAATTTCTTATCTCCTTTTTGTAGGTTCTTCATAGTAAGTAGTTGGTTAATTAAGCTGCGAATTTATTTATTTTTTATTAAGAACCTATTATTATAGCATTAAGAACATCTCTTTTGTTTTTAACAATACATATTCATTCTTTTTATTGATCTATTAACTTCTCAAAAATATAAGCAACCTCAGGATCTTTTTCCTGGGATAAATACGATAATCTTTCCTCTAAAAGAAGTTTTTTATCCGGTAGCACTCCTGTATCAACCTTTTGAAAATTTTTCCCAAAAAACAGTTCTGTGAAAGAGAACCTCATTGTCGATTTTGTTTTGGGCAACTTATAATTTAAAAAGTACCCAGCAAAGGTATTACCATCACTTCCTCCCGTTTCTTTCCCTACAATAATTCCTCTTTTGTTTTCTACTATTAACTTGGCAAAATAGACAGATGCAGAATACGTATTTCCACTTGTCAGGACATACACTTTTCCACTAAAAGCCCCTTTATCAGCAGGAAAATCTTCTGTTATTTCAGCATTCGCTCTTTGGTTTCCAATGTACATTTCGTCTTTTAAGTCAAATCTTTGGTAAATAAAATTTTCATAGCTTTTAACTTCACTTTCAGGAACCTGAACACCATTATCATTGACTAAAAATTCAGGATGCACAAATTTTATAGCCTTTGCTTTGTAGTTAAATTCATTTCTAAAATTTCCACTGGCAATAAATGAATACAAAACTGCCGCTATTTGAGGATTACCTCCTCTATTAGTTCTTACATCTATTATCACATTTTCATAACCATACTCTTTAATTTTAGTAAAAAAATCTTTAAACTTCTGATATGCTTCAGCCTCAGAGATGTCAAAAGTATTGATTGTCAGTTTTCCTGTTGATTTTTGCTTATAAAATCTGTAATCTATACTTGAACTAAGCTCCAATTTGTTTAATGGAGCTATTTTCTTTTCCCTCTCTGAATATAACTCATAATAATCAATTGCTTCCAGATTCACAACAGTGTTACCGGACAATGAATTTTTAAATCTAACTTCAAAACTATTCACTCCAGAATTAATATAAACCGAATAACTTACAGAAAAATCATTTGTAATAAAGTCTTCAACACTTGATTTAATATTTCCTTCCCCTTGGACATGCCCAGCAATTTCATTAATTATATCAGATATCGGTCGCTTATTGATTTCGGTAATTTCACTTAAAAAAGGGATTTTAGAATTTTTAGTATTTACAAACATTCTATTCTCAAGTATAATAACAGAAACAGGGAAATAGGTATACTTTTCTTTCATGTATTCATCAAGAAATTCATCCCTGGCATATATTGAAAAATGACCATCTTTAATCTTGGGTATACAGTTCAAAAATTTTAAATAGGTAGGTTCTTTATCCAGCTCTTTGTAACTTTTTTTAAAATGATTCTCCCACTGCTCCTTTGTAATAAATTTAAACGGATCCGGGTGTTGCTTCTCGATAATTTCTTTTAGTAAGGCCAAATCTTCCATATAATCTTTGGCTTTTAGATCTCTAAAGTCAAACCCTTGAGCAGAACTTACACTTACGTTAATAAAAAATAATGCCATAGCGCTCCATAAACTAATTTTCCCTTTCATCTTTATAAAATTTTATAATTCTAGATTTCACATAAAATTAAAATTCAATAAACTTCATCAAATGGTCAGCCGTACCAGACTAATACATTTTTATCTATAAAATGTGAATTAAGATTGTATCTCTTTTTAAACCTATGATTAGTCATTATTAAATTATTCTTTTTCAAATATAAATATTTTCCTACACATTAAAATGCTTAAAACAAAAAAATTAAAAAGAAAAGGTCTTATCAATATATAAAGACAAAAAAAAACTGTTATACTTATTTAGTAAAACAGTTTTCATTTAATATTTAAAATAAATTATTTAATAATTCCCACTTTAAGTGCCGTTGCTCTTGCTTCGGGTATTAAAGCTCTTATATTGGCAATCCTTGAAGCATCAGAAGGGTGTGTACTCATAAACTCCGGTGTTCCCGATCCTCCGGATTTGGCTGACATCCTGCTCCAGAACGAAATAGCGTCATCCGGATTATAACCTGCAATGGCCATTAATGTCAGACCAATTTTATCTGCCTCAGTTTCATTGCTTCGACTGAACGGCAACATTACTCCCACCTGCGTACCTAAACCATAAGCCTGTGCGAATATTTCCTGTGTTTGCTGGGTTTTACCGCTTGTGGCTGCTCCTAAAGCAACGCTTCCTATTTGCTGTAACTGTGCAGCACTCATTCTTTGTGCGCCATGATTTGCTAAAGCGTGTGAAACCTCATGTCCCATAACGGTAGCTAAACCGGAATCATTTTGTGTGATCGGTAAAATTCCCGAGTATACCACAATTTTTCCTCCAGGCATACACCAGGCATTCACCTCTTTATTGTCTACGAGTTTGTACTCCCAACGATAATCTTTCAAATACTGCGATTGTCCCAGGTAAATCAAATATTTTTCGGCTGCTGCCTTAATTCTTCCTCCTACCAATTCTACTTTTTTCGCATCTGCAGTTCCCGTAATTACCTTGTTTTCGGATATGAACGTATTGTATTGCTGAAACGAAGATGGAAATAATTCACTGTTTGAAACAAAATTCAAGTTTTGTTTTCCTGTAATCGGATTGGTCGCACAACCGGCCGCTAAAACAACGGCAAGTAAGCCTGATGCTAAATGTTTTCTCATGATGGTGGTATTATAACAACATACAAAAATACGATTATTAATTTTCCCACTTTTATATAATTATCAAAAAAAATATCAGGATTACACTATTCGCCAATGATATGAAGTTCGTTAAACTCTTTATCGACGATTAAAAAATGATTAAGTTCAAAACCTTCCTTGTCAAATGCTATTTTCTCATTATCGATTTCAATTTCAGCCACTTTAAAAGGCAGTCCGATTAAATTGATTTTATACTTACTGTACGGTGTATCATACTTTCCTTCTTTGTGCAACTGAACGATAAGCTCTTTCTCTTTTCCAATAGTACTGAAAGATAAAAAGCTGTAACGTCCTTTTTTGTAATCGTATCCGTCCTGTGCATCTTCGTAAACGACTGACTTTTCTTTTCCGAGTTTGAAGTACAAATCGAGTGTTAGTTCATCAAATTCGAGTTCGCCAACATATTGCTGTACGGGATATTTCGGAATAACAGCTCCTGCTTTTACAAAAACCGGAATTTCATCAAATTTAGTATCAATCCAAACTTCTCTGCCTCCTGTTGCGAATTCATTGGTCCAGTAATTGTACCACTCTCCTCTTGGAATGTACATTCGTCTGCCGACAGCGTTTGGTTCGAGTATCGGACATACTAAAATTTGATTCCCAAAGATGAATTCATCATTACGATAATGGGTTTGGGTATCTTCCTGATCGTAATATACTAATGGTTTTAACATCGGAACTCCTTCTTCAATATACTGCCAGAACATGGTGTATAAATAAGGGAGTAACTGATAGCGCAGACTGACAAACTTACGGGTAATATTGATGACTTCTTCATCAAATGCCCAGGGCTCCTGATTGCCATGATCTCCGGAAGAATGCGTTCTGCAAAACGGGTGAAATACGCCTAACTGAATCCAGCGGGCATACAATTCTCCGGTAGGCTGTTCGGCAAAACCTCCAATATCAGAACCTGTAAATCCCATTCCGGATATGCTCATTCTTTGTACCTGAATATTGGCAATCCATAAATGCTCCCAGGTAGCGACATTGTCACCTGTCCAGGAAGAGGTATAACGCTGTGCCCCGGAGTAGGCCGACCTGGTAATCACAAAGGGGCGCTTAGGATAGACAAAACGTTTTACCCCATGATAAGTGGCTCTGGCCATTTGTGTGCCGTAAATATTGTGTGCTTTTCGATGGCTGCATGGATTTCCGTCGTATACGTGACGTACATCTGTGGGAAATGTTTTGTTGGGAACTTCCATTACAGCGGGTTCGTTCATATCGTTCCAAACTCCTTTAACACCAATATCTGAAATTAATTCTTTAAATAATCCAGCCCACCATTCTCTTACAACGGGATTTGTATAATCGGGAAAATTACATTCGCCTGGCCAGACTTTCCCTTTCATATAAGGCCCATCGGCTCTTTTGCAGAAGTAATCTTTTTCTAAGGCTTCCTGATACACCCAGTAATCTTTGTCTATTTTGATTCCCGGATCTATGATAACTACTGTTTTAAAACCGTCTTCGGCCAATTCGGCTACCATTTTTTTAGGATCGGGAAAATAGTTTTTGTTCCAGGTAAAACATCGAAATCCTTCCATATAATCAATATCGAGATAGATGGCGTCACACGGAATTTTGAGTTCTCTGAATTTTGAGGTGATTTCTTTTACTTTACTTTCAGGATAATAACTCCATTTGCATTGATGGTATCCTAAAACCCAAAGTGGCGGCAGTTCCGGTTTTCCGGTCAAATCGGTATAAGTGGTTACTACATCCTGCATTTGCGGACCGTAGATGAAATAATAATTCATCTCTCCTCCTTCTGCCCAAAAACTGGTAACGTTTCTTCTTTCCTGACAAAAATCAAAAAAGGTTCTGAAAGTATTGTCGAAAAAGATTCCATACGATACTTTGTTGTGCAAACCAATATAAAACGGAACCACTTTGTATAACGGATCCTGTTCTTTTTGGTAAGCATATTGATCAGTGGCAAAATTTTCAAGTCTCTTGCCTTTTAGATTCATCTGCGTTGCTTTGTCTCCCAGACCGTAAAAACATTCTCCATCTTTAGAAGATTTACTCATTTTTACGATATTTCCCCCGTATTCGTAACTTTCTTCCCAATGAAAACCAAGTTCATCTTCCAGAATAAGAAAATCGTTTAAATCGTAAATAGCAAGACGCAAATCTCTTTTTTGAATTTTACATTTTACTTTACTGGTCGTGATTTGAAAATAGGCTTCTTCTTCTGTAAGTTCTAAAAAATTATAACCGTGAAGCTGTGTTTTATCAACGGCATACGAAAAATCATTACTAAAATACCCTTTTGTGGTAAAACGAAAACGAATCAAACTGTCTCTAAGAATAGTGACTTTTAAGATTACTTTATTGTCGGTATGAAAAAAAACAGAATCTCCTTCATGTTGATGCGAGATAATTTTTGATGGATATAAATCGCCCTTGTATTCTAATGCTGTATTTGTAATCATGTCGATTTCTGTATTAATTATATAACGTTAGTCTCCCTTTCAAACATACAAAAAAACCAGATAACCCTCTATAAATAAAAGGATTATTCACGAAAACGTTTTTTCTGAATGAGTATTAATTATCCTCTTAAAAATTCAACAAATCGATAATTTAAGAACGTGAAACTGATAAAATGGCACCAGCGCAAAAAATCTTCTATTTATACAAATGAATAAACGGTTATACTTAAAGGCGGTAAATTTAAAGCTACCGAATAATCTCTCCCGTCATAAGGCGATGACTCTATTGTTAATGCCTGAGGATTTCCTACACCGCTTCCTCCATAAATAACAGCGTCACTATTAAAAATTTCCTGCAGCTTACCCTTTTCCGAAATTCCTATTCTGTAATTTTCGCGGACTAGTTGTGTAAAATTGCCAACGATAATTAGATTTTCTTTTGGATTGTTTCCTTTTCGAATGTACGATAAAACCGCATTCTGATGGTCTGAATAATTGATCCACTCAAAACCTTCTCCCGAAAATTGTTTTTCATACAATGCAGGACGAATTTTGTATAATTGATTCAAATCTGTAATTACTTTTTTAATTCCGAAATGGTAATCGTATTGCAGTAAATGCCAATCCAGACTTTTCTCAAAATTCCATTCATCGCTTTGCCCGAATTCAGATCCCATAAACAATAACTTAGCTCCCGGATGTGTGAACATATAACCGTACAGCAATCTTAAATTGGCAAATTTCTGCCATTCGTCACCCGGCATTTTATTGGCAATCGATTTTTTTCCATACACCACTTCGTCATGCGAAAACGGCAGCATAAAATTCTCCGTAAAAGCATAAGTCATCGAAAAAGTCAACTCGTTCTGATGGTATTTTCGGTAAACGGTTTCTTTCTGAAAGTATTTTAAAGTATCGTGCATCCAGCCCATCATCCATTTCATTCCGAAGCCCAAACCTCCTGTAAAAGTTGGTCTGGAAACCATTGGAAACGAAGTACTTTCTTCAGCAATAGTTTGAACTCCATCAAAATTAGCATAGATTACTTCATTGAATTCTTTAAGAAAACTTATCGTATCTAAATTTTCTCTTCCTCCGTAAATATTCGGTTCCCACTCCCCTTCGTTTCTCGAATAATCGAGATACAACATAGACGCTACGGCATCCACACGCAAACCATCGGCATGGTAATGCTTCAACCAGAAAACGGCATTGCTGATGAGGAAAGCGCGAACTTCATTACGTCCGTAATTAAAAACCAAACTTTTCCAATCCGGATGATATCCTTTTCTACGATCCGGATGTTCGTATAAATGCGATCCGTCAAAAAAGCCCAAACCGTGTGCATCGTCAGGAAAATGCGACGGCACCCAGTCTAGAATAACACCAATACCGGCCTGGTGTAATTTATCTACCAAAACCATAAAGTCCTGTGGTTTTCCGAAACGCGAAGTCGGTGCAAAATATCCTGTGAGCTGGTATCCCCATGAAGGATCGTAAGGATATTCCATAATTGGCATAAATTCTACATGCGTAAAACCGGTTTCCTTTACATACGCAACCAAATCATCTGCCAGTTCTAAATAGGTTAGAAAGCGATTATGTTCTCCGCGTTTCCAGGATCCCAAATGCACTTCGTACACCGAGTGAGGTTTGTCTAATGCATTATTCTCCTGACGCAATTGCATCCATTTTTCATCCTTCCAGTTATAATCCAAATCCCAGACCACAGAAGCGGTATGAGGTGGTTTTTCGCAATATAAAGCAAAAGGGTCTGCTTTTTCGGTAACGATTCCGTCAATATTCGATTGAATTTTATATTTATACAAAGCCCCTTTTGAAATCTCCGGAATAAATCCTTCCCAAATACCCGAAGAATCCCAGCGTACCTGTAAAAGATGTTCACCTTGTGTCCAATAATTAAAATCGCCCACAACAGAAACCGATTGCGCTGTTGGAGCCCACACGGCAAAATACACTCCTTTTACCCCATCAACTTCAATTAAATGCGCTCCTAATTTTTCGTATAACTGATAGTGCTTTCCTGCTTTGAATAAATTAATATCAAATTCGGTAAAGAGAGAATGCGTAATTACTTTAGACATATTTGGTTTTTAAGGCAATAATTAATTCTAAACATTTTATTCAATTCTAAAATTGTCAGAGAGAATAGCTCCTTTTTTAATCACAACAATACCATCTTTGATACTGTACAATTCATTTGTAAAATTATCCAAATGTTTTCCGCCACTAATGTGAACGTTATTTCCAATTCTGACATTCTTATCAATCAGAGCATTTTGTATGAAACAGTTTTCACCAATTCCAACGTGAATTTTATGGATTGCGGCTTCACGATTTAATTCGTCCAGATCCTGATAAAAATCGTTCCCCATCACATAACAATTCTCCAATACAGTTCCCTCTCCAATTCTGGAACGAATTCCAATGACTGAACTTTTAATTTCTTTAGCGTTAATAATACATCCTTCCGAAATCAACGATTGATTGATGGTAGAATTTCTAAATTTAGACGGTGGCAATAAACGAGGTCTTGTAAAAATTTTATTGTCGTTATCAAACAAATTAAATTCCGGAATATCGGTTGTTAAACCAATATTAGCTTCAAAGAAAGATTCAATATTCCCGATATCTGTCCAATACCCTTCGTATTGGTAACTCAGAATTTTATGTTTGCCTACAGCCTGCGGAATAATTTCTTTTCCAAAATCCTTTGTTTCCGGATCAGCCATCAGCTCTATGAGTAATTCACGGTTGAAAATATAAATTCCCATAGAAGCCAGATATTTTTTACCCTT
This window encodes:
- a CDS encoding M48 family metallopeptidase; the protein is MRKHLASGLLAVVLAAGCATNPITGKQNLNFVSNSELFPSSFQQYNTFISENKVITGTADAKKVELVGGRIKAAAEKYLIYLGQSQYLKDYRWEYKLVDNKEVNAWCMPGGKIVVYSGILPITQNDSGLATVMGHEVSHALANHGAQRMSAAQLQQIGSVALGAATSGKTQQTQEIFAQAYGLGTQVGVMLPFSRSNETEADKIGLTLMAIAGYNPDDAISFWSRMSAKSGGSGTPEFMSTHPSDASRIANIRALIPEARATALKVGIIK
- a CDS encoding S41 family peptidase → MKGKISLWSAMALFFINVSVSSAQGFDFRDLKAKDYMEDLALLKEIIEKQHPDPFKFITKEQWENHFKKSYKELDKEPTYLKFLNCIPKIKDGHFSIYARDEFLDEYMKEKYTYFPVSVIILENRMFVNTKNSKIPFLSEITEINKRPISDIINEIAGHVQGEGNIKSSVEDFITNDFSVSYSVYINSGVNSFEVRFKNSLSGNTVVNLEAIDYYELYSEREKKIAPLNKLELSSSIDYRFYKQKSTGKLTINTFDISEAEAYQKFKDFFTKIKEYGYENVIIDVRTNRGGNPQIAAVLYSFIASGNFRNEFNYKAKAIKFVHPEFLVNDNGVQVPESEVKSYENFIYQRFDLKDEMYIGNQRANAEITEDFPADKGAFSGKVYVLTSGNTYSASVYFAKLIVENKRGIIVGKETGGSDGNTFAGYFLNYKLPKTKSTMRFSFTELFFGKNFQKVDTGVLPDKKLLLEERLSYLSQEKDPEVAYIFEKLIDQ
- a CDS encoding serine hydrolase — protein: MKRTFLVLLLITSCTLSFSQETTISEKIKSLDSLKNGTAEIMSKYNLKGLSVAVFENYKVIWTNQWGVKAADTGEKIDLNTAFSTASISKPLVAIVCAILEEKGLINLNAPISQYLKSWQLPKSDFTTKTPVTWKHLLSHTAGTSQGGFEDYYQGDSIPTIVESLQGKLLPRSKKPIEFLFKPGTDWQYSGGGYVIIQCALEDHFKKPLAQIVKEQLLDPLHLQNSTMIQPNENGFLTNIAKVHNSNGKIIRTGIPITPQVAPSGLWSTPTDLALIAIELQKALAGKGKVISKAVTEKVTNIVTMKGPRGWSYGWQRSLGYGNLDWFSHDGSNTGTGGDLLATMKNGNGIAVLANGDKPNRLPVMTYIEKEVITKLNWSKPIKGGAVKIPSELKNAIKGYYTEILYGYDRMGTTKIAEEHNSLYLYSPFLKENFDTEKTKMYYLGNNTFKIDNYPNEIHFNLLNHKLQAITITRAASTTRFLHLSPEQIRTPQTQLIEIFSENTFETALNQFKKLKLKYPDYNFEDDLNNFGYNLFNKKLTDLSVQIFALNCSEYPTSSNAFDSLGEIYEAIGQLGPAKENYLKSLELNPKNENAAQMLVKINAQLKSK
- a CDS encoding head GIN domain-containing protein is translated as MKTSVKLFVCSAFLFSFIANAQWSNKKIKGNGNVVSETRTTSDYDGIKISGFFDVDLVAGKEGKITVKGEQNLLTAIKVEVENNVLKIYTEKGVNLSPSLGKKIEVTVPFESISGLTLSGSGDVQSKNTIKSDKFLAKLSGSGNFNLALDSNDLELTLSGSGDVNLKGNAANFSTILSGSGDIDATNLKTKNTEVTISGSGDVRVNCTESISAKVSGSGDVRYSGNPEKRSVKVSGSGSISKA
- a CDS encoding glycoside hydrolase family 31 protein, with the protein product MITNTALEYKGDLYPSKIISHQHEGDSVFFHTDNKVILKVTILRDSLIRFRFTTKGYFSNDFSYAVDKTQLHGYNFLELTEEEAYFQITTSKVKCKIQKRDLRLAIYDLNDFLILEDELGFHWEESYEYGGNIVKMSKSSKDGECFYGLGDKATQMNLKGKRLENFATDQYAYQKEQDPLYKVVPFYIGLHNKVSYGIFFDNTFRTFFDFCQERRNVTSFWAEGGEMNYYFIYGPQMQDVVTTYTDLTGKPELPPLWVLGYHQCKWSYYPESKVKEITSKFRELKIPCDAIYLDIDYMEGFRCFTWNKNYFPDPKKMVAELAEDGFKTVVIIDPGIKIDKDYWVYQEALEKDYFCKRADGPYMKGKVWPGECNFPDYTNPVVREWWAGLFKELISDIGVKGVWNDMNEPAVMEVPNKTFPTDVRHVYDGNPCSHRKAHNIYGTQMARATYHGVKRFVYPKRPFVITRSAYSGAQRYTSSWTGDNVATWEHLWIANIQVQRMSISGMGFTGSDIGGFAEQPTGELYARWIQLGVFHPFCRTHSSGDHGNQEPWAFDEEVINITRKFVSLRYQLLPYLYTMFWQYIEEGVPMLKPLVYYDQEDTQTHYRNDEFIFGNQILVCPILEPNAVGRRMYIPRGEWYNYWTNEFATGGREVWIDTKFDEIPVFVKAGAVIPKYPVQQYVGELEFDELTLDLYFKLGKEKSVVYEDAQDGYDYKKGRYSFLSFSTIGKEKELIVQLHKEGKYDTPYSKYKINLIGLPFKVAEIEIDNEKIAFDKEGFELNHFLIVDKEFNELHIIGE
- a CDS encoding MFS transporter, yielding MKNLQKGDKKLLNAWAFYDWANSVYTLTIASAVFPIFYEALFTDRDHYIDVFGMHLKNSALISFITAAAFLVVSFISPLLSGIADYVGNKKAFMKFFCYMGALSCMGLYWFDLDNIYTGLAFYFLGLLGYWGSLVFYNSYLPDIAFEEQQDKISAKGYSMGYIGSVLLLIINLAMIMKPKLFGITGTDGEAAMKAMRYSFIMVGVWWILFSQYTYYYLPKGSKANGQKLTSSVVFNGFKELKKVWALLKDNIALRRYLSGFFVSSMAVQTVMLVATYFGAQEIEWATKEDSTIGLIKCILIIQLVAVVGAVLTSRASAKFGNIPTLIVINSIWAVFCALAYFIVLPMHFYVMATIAGFVMGGIQALSRSTYSKLLPETEDTASFFSFYDVAEKIGIVIGMCVYGIIDQITGSPRAAIVILAIFFVTAIFLLRRVPKKAL